The genomic DNA GCTGATAATTGCTGGATTTGCACTGGAACAATTATTGAAAAAAGGTCTACAATTAGAAGAAATTCCTTGGTATATATTAGCTTGGTTTGCTTTTGATATTTTTACTCGACTGAATTTTGAGGATGAATCTCAATTAAATGATTTATCAATTAATGCTGTTTCTATTGAATTTCAGGAGCAATACAGTAATAGGGAGCGGGAAAATTGATATGAAAAAATCACAACAGGAGATAGTTGGATTATCAAAATTTTACTATTTGGGTTTATCAGTATAAAATAAGGTTTTATGTCTGAAAACCCAAGCTTTTCATTAATTCAGTTAAGGAAACTCCATGTAAATGTGCTAAATCTGCTAGATATTCAAAACGATGAGCTTGGAGTTTATCTATTTGTTCGCTTAATCGCAATAACTCTCTGTACTCTTCATCTGTCATTTTTTCTTCTGTCTTCGTGATTAATCTGTTGTAGTAGTTATGATTGTCACAATCAGTATTATAATTTTTGTGTAAAAACTCCTCTGCTTCATTTTTCAGTAATTGAGCAGATTTTTTCTGGGTATGTAAAATGATGATTTTAGAAACAAACTCTTCCAATTCTGATTTGTTTAACTGCTCAACAGCTTTGAGTAATTCTTGTGAGGATAATTGAATTTCCAGTTTCACTGTTGACATTGTTAATTTCTCGCCAGCTAGTTGTTTAAGTTTTACTATAATATAAAGTGATTAAGCTCAGTATATATGGCAACAAAATTATATGCAAGAGGTTTAGAAAATGAAGATATTTAATAATGTTAAGTAAGTTTTAAGCAAATTTAATTTTTGATAAAAAATGTTAAATTCAGATACCCAACTTTTTCCATAAGTTAGGTATCTGGAGAATTTTGCTGTTAACAGAAAGTTATTAAACCCAATTTAAAAAACACTACCGCAACTAAAAAATTTGTCTGAATGAAATTAACCAAACCACCTAGAAGGTTGACAACCCGGTTGAACTGTTTCACACAAATAATTACTAATCCATTCTGATTTTTCTTGGATAATTGAGGAAATACCTTGATTAATCAAATTTTGCAGATGTAATTTTTGTTCTAAAGGATTGCGGGATAATTTGTAGTTAAAAGAGTCTTCTTTTATTTGTTGTTTTAATGGTATTACATGGTCAGAAAATTCGTTAGAAAAGCCGGGGAGACGATTGATAACGAAGGATATTAACTCTTGACGTAAATCAGGAATTGCAAAAACTTGTTGATAAGGTTGATATGGATATGTATCTAAAACGCTGTCAATTTCTCCAACAATATATTCTTGGGTTAACTTAACTATGGTTTTCATGGTTTTTTATCTCCTTATTTCATACAGTTAGCCAGTTAATAATTTATGCAAGGAAGAATGTCGGGATTAAGATTTTTTTCTGATAGGTAATCAGAAGTATTTTTAATGTCAGACTTCTGACTACTAATATCAAATTTGAAATTAGCAAAATATTCAGATGTCTTTGTTATCTTTTGATATTGAGATACCTAAAAGTATAACCAAGAACTGATTAAATGAACCTGTGGAAATTTTCCGTAGTGATTGACGATTACTATTATTCCGATATTGACAGTAAAATGCCACAAAACTACACAAATCTATGTATAAACATGAAGGATCAATTTTTCAGGTAATTAACTAATGTTAACTAGGATTAAATTTGTCTTTGATAATCTTTACTTATTCACCTTTTTTTTTGGGAGCGTTGATGTTTTAGTTGTCTATGGTGTAACTGTTAGTAGAAAATTCCCTAACAAAGTCTAAAAAATCTCTGTCTGCTGAAAGTTGATTACCCATTTGACCGTCTATTTCTTGGGCTGCGGCTAATCCTGACAACATTGCCCCTTCTATTAAACTTCCCCCACACCAGTCACCGCTACAAACCAAAGGGAGGGGAGTTTGGGCAGGTAAACAAGCAACATCTAAAGGAGTGCGAGGAAAAGCATAACGCCAGCGATGTACTGTAGCCCATTCAGGATTTTCTAACCAAGATAAATCTAGATATGCTGCGGCTTTTTTTAACATATAATTGCCGACTGGCTGTAAGTCTTCTGTGTCTAAATGTTGTTGGGCAAAATTGGCACTACTTTGAACTACAAAATGAGGTTTTTCTAATTGGAGACGCTTACTACTATCTAATCCAATCCAACCTAAATCGGGATGATCATTAAAAGTCAAAGCTTGCCAATGAGGTAATGGTTGGGAGTTGTGAGGGAATCCTGCCATAACGCTGATACAGGGGTTAAATTCAACGGATTGGAGGTTTTTGAGAAATTCAGTACCTAAGAGGTTTTCACCTAAAGGTGTTAATAAATCTGCGGCTTGGGGGGCGGGGATGGCGATTAATAGGGCTTTGGCGTGAAATTGTTCATTATTTTCTAAAGTTAAACACCAGGAATTTTCTGAGGTGAGGTTAACTTTTACTACCCGGTTAGTGATGTGTAGATTTAATTTTTGAACTAGAAATTTAGCGATCGCACTCATTCCGTCTGGTGCAGTATAACAAGTTGCGGAACTTTGAACTATTAAACCTGTGGTTGATTGATGTTGGTAAACTGTATCTGTCCATAGTTGGATGATATGGCGATCGCGCAAAATCTCTATCAATTGATTAAATAATTCACCTTTGGGTTTAAGATAACAAGCACCATGATCCGCACAAGTACCATACAAACGCCGTGTTGCAACTCTTCCACCCACACCACGAGATTTTTCTAACACCAGCACCGAATAACCAGCTTGACGTAAACGTTGAGCGCAAACTAAACCAGATATACCCGCACCAATGACGATGACATCAGTTATATGAGAATTTGACATAATTCACACTTACACCTTGACAATAATTACTAAAACCTAATAGTAGAATAGGGAACAGACCATTTACACGAAAAGGAGGATGGGAAATTGGATGAACTCAGGACAGTATTAGAATTAGCAACTGAGGAAGAACTACAAGACCTAACTGCAATTTTGTTTAGTCGTAAGTTTAACCCCCTCGATTATGTTCACACACCTGAACCCATTGAAGTCCAAAGCCAAGGTCGTCAAGCTTGGTTAGATGCTCTAGAAGATCGGTTTCGTTTTTTGGCTGCTGATGGCATCACCGTATTACGTAGACGTACGGAAAAAGTTACTTACCGACAAGCATTAATTCAAGTATGTAAATATTTGAAAATTCCTTATACAGATGATTTAGAAACTGTTGATTTAGAAGCAGAGATATTTTTACATCTTTTAGGAAAAGTTTGGAAACAGCTACCAGAAGCAGAAAAACAAAAATTAACTGCTAAAATACAAGCCCATTTAATTCAATCGGATATTCAACAACCTTTACCTTTATCTTTACAAAAAGATCCTTTAGGATTAATTTTTAAAGGCGGTAGTGCTTTAGCCGTAACTTCTGTAATTCAACCTTACATTCTCCAACAAATTGCCCGTCAATTTGCCATTCATTTTGCTACCTATCAAGTAGCTAAAGAAGCTGCAAAAACAGGAACAAAGGTAGCTAGTAAACAATTTCAAAATTATGTTACAGCACAGATGGCACGCCGAGGAATGACTATGAGTGCAGCCCGTTATAGTGCTGTCAGGACAGTATTTACTGTTGTCGGTCCGATGATGTGGGCATGGTTTTTTGCGGATTTAGGTTGGCGAACAATTGCCACTAATTATGGTCGGATTATTCCTACAATTTTCACCCTGGCGCAAATTCGTCTTACTCGTACAGAATTTTGGGAGTTAGCTTAATTGAAAAAAGGTTTTTATCATCCAGATTCTAATTTAAAATTCCCTTGGAACAGTCTTCAATTTGGATTAATTGTTTTCCCCGTCAATCCATTCTTGGGGGCTGTGACAATTGCTTTAGCAGCCTTAATAACTTGGGGCAAAAAATACCGCACTATTAGCAAAAAACCTTTACATCAAGGATTTGCAATTTTAAGTTTATTACTGTTAATAACTACAGGATTTGCCAACCATAAATTAGAGGCATTTTTAGGTTTATTTAATCTATTACCTTATTTTATTGTCTTTACTGGATTAACTCCTTTAATTCAAACAACCACCCAATTACGGCAGATAGCTTGGATCATGGTATGTGGTTCTTTACCTGTGGTAATTTTTGGTTTTGGGCAATTATTTTTAGGTTGGGGTTTTAACATCCAATTTCTGTGGGTATTGATAGATTTACATCTTACCTCTGGAGGAGAACCACCAGGCCGCATGGCTTCTGTTCTCATGCACGCTAACACGTTAGCCGCTTACTTAGTCACTATTTTTATTTTAGGTTTAGGTTTATGGTTAGAAAATTATCAACTTATTAAACAACAAATTAAAGAAAAAACAACTGTTGATTACCGTCCTCTAATTTTCTTAACAATCACAGTAATTGCTAACTTTATCGCCTTAGTTTTAACTAACTCTAGAAATGCCTGGGTCATAGCTATTATTACCTGTTTAGCTTATGCCTTATATCAAGGTTGGCGATTAATTGTGGCGGGCTTTACGGGTGTAGTTGCTAGTATTTTATTAGCTGCCTTTGCACCATTAGAAATTGCTGATTTTTTCCGTCGTTTCGTTCCCTATTTCATCTGGGCGCGGTTAAATGATCAAATGTACCCCAATCGGCCAATCGCATTAATGCGAAAAACCCAATGGGAATTCGCTTGGAATTTAACCCAACAACACCCTTTCACCGGTTGGGGTTTACGAAGTTTTAGCGGACTTTATAAAGAGAAAATGCAAATAGATTTAGGTCATCCCCATAACCTATTTTTAATGCTGTCTGCGGAAACCGGGTTGATTACAACTTTGTTATTTTGTGGGTTATTAATGTGGATATTAATTACCGCTAGTCTAACCCTGTGGAAATCAAAATCTTTAGCACCAGAAAATAGACTAATCTTTTTTAGTTATCTGCTCGCTTTTATTGGTTGGATAATCTTTAATACTGTAGATGTGACAACTTTTGATTTACGTTTAAGTACCTTATTTTGGGTATTTTTAGGTGCTTTATGTGGTGTAATTCATAAATTACAGCATCTAAAAAATAAATGAGTTTTACCATTGAAGAATAGTATAAATACAACATATTTGATGCAAGTGAGGTACAAATAATAATCAAAAATATTTACAATCAAAGGTTTTTATGGCTGAACGCTGATAGCTGCGGTAACTCTTAAAAAGAGTGCTATGGAAGAATAATTCCATAACACCCTTGATTAATTGATTTCTAGATTTGGTTTTGTGTTAATACTAAGCTGTCTGTATAGAATTCAAGATATGAGTAAATGTATGTATGCCACTGATAGTATCCACAATAGTGCTGATACTTTAGGTTGGTTAGACTTTTCTATAGACATCGAGTGTAATTACTGTATCCATGTTTAGTACATATCTATACTATATAAGTTGCCGTCTAAGTGAAAATAAATCTAACTAATTTCAATGCTAAAGCATTCTCAATTATCTTTACTGGTTGCTTCTTTCTTAGGAATATCTACAATTGGTCTGGCTATATCCGAACCAGCATCTGCATCAGTTGTCTGTGAACCAGGTACAATCACTAAGTATCCTAATGGTTCTTTGGCAAGGTGTATATTGGGGTCAGATACAACTATTCAAGTTGCTAGTGCTTCGGGACGATCTGTTTTTCCTTGCAAAGCTGGTGAATCTATTAGCTTTAATAGCAAAGGACAGTTTAGCAGTTGTACAC from Okeanomitos corallinicola TIOX110 includes the following:
- a CDS encoding STAS/SEC14 domain-containing protein, encoding MSTVKLEIQLSSQELLKAVEQLNKSELEEFVSKIIILHTQKKSAQLLKNEAEEFLHKNYNTDCDNHNYYNRLITKTEEKMTDEEYRELLRLSEQIDKLQAHRFEYLADLAHLHGVSLTELMKSLGFQT
- a CDS encoding FAD-dependent oxidoreductase is translated as MTDVIVIGAGISGLVCAQRLRQAGYSVLVLEKSRGVGGRVATRRLYGTCADHGACYLKPKGELFNQLIEILRDRHIIQLWTDTVYQHQSTTGLIVQSSATCYTAPDGMSAIAKFLVQKLNLHITNRVVKVNLTSENSWCLTLENNEQFHAKALLIAIPAPQAADLLTPLGENLLGTEFLKNLQSVEFNPCISVMAGFPHNSQPLPHWQALTFNDHPDLGWIGLDSSKRLQLEKPHFVVQSSANFAQQHLDTEDLQPVGNYMLKKAAAYLDLSWLENPEWATVHRWRYAFPRTPLDVACLPAQTPLPLVCSGDWCGGSLIEGAMLSGLAAAQEIDGQMGNQLSADRDFLDFVREFSTNSYTIDN
- a CDS encoding YaaW family protein, which codes for MDELRTVLELATEEELQDLTAILFSRKFNPLDYVHTPEPIEVQSQGRQAWLDALEDRFRFLAADGITVLRRRTEKVTYRQALIQVCKYLKIPYTDDLETVDLEAEIFLHLLGKVWKQLPEAEKQKLTAKIQAHLIQSDIQQPLPLSLQKDPLGLIFKGGSALAVTSVIQPYILQQIARQFAIHFATYQVAKEAAKTGTKVASKQFQNYVTAQMARRGMTMSAARYSAVRTVFTVVGPMMWAWFFADLGWRTIATNYGRIIPTIFTLAQIRLTRTEFWELA
- a CDS encoding O-antigen ligase family protein, yielding MKKGFYHPDSNLKFPWNSLQFGLIVFPVNPFLGAVTIALAALITWGKKYRTISKKPLHQGFAILSLLLLITTGFANHKLEAFLGLFNLLPYFIVFTGLTPLIQTTTQLRQIAWIMVCGSLPVVIFGFGQLFLGWGFNIQFLWVLIDLHLTSGGEPPGRMASVLMHANTLAAYLVTIFILGLGLWLENYQLIKQQIKEKTTVDYRPLIFLTITVIANFIALVLTNSRNAWVIAIITCLAYALYQGWRLIVAGFTGVVASILLAAFAPLEIADFFRRFVPYFIWARLNDQMYPNRPIALMRKTQWEFAWNLTQQHPFTGWGLRSFSGLYKEKMQIDLGHPHNLFLMLSAETGLITTLLFCGLLMWILITASLTLWKSKSLAPENRLIFFSYLLAFIGWIIFNTVDVTTFDLRLSTLFWVFLGALCGVIHKLQHLKNK